From Acidovorax sp. FHTAMBA, one genomic window encodes:
- a CDS encoding SDR family oxidoreductase — MDLGIAGKWALVCGASKGLGYGCAQALVREGVNVVINARNAQALNEAATKLIADSAELVSAGGQKHSKPVVLAVAADITTAEGRAAVFSVAGGPGRDFDIVVTNAGGPPTGDFRDWDRDAWIKAVDANMLTPIELIKATVDGMAARGYGRIVNITSSAVKAPIDILGLSNGARSGLTGFVAGVSRSKIAARGVTINNLLPGKFDTDRLAATVTAAASKAGKNVEDVRAAQQAQIPAGRYGRADEFGAICAFLCSVHAGYMTGQNVLADGGAYPGTF; from the coding sequence ATGGATTTGGGTATCGCAGGCAAATGGGCGCTGGTGTGCGGCGCGAGCAAGGGGTTGGGCTATGGCTGCGCGCAAGCGCTGGTGCGCGAGGGCGTGAACGTGGTCATCAATGCGCGCAACGCCCAGGCATTGAATGAAGCTGCTACAAAATTAATAGCTGATAGCGCAGAACTGGTAAGCGCTGGAGGCCAAAAACACTCTAAACCCGTGGTGCTGGCCGTTGCCGCCGACATCACCACTGCCGAGGGGCGGGCCGCCGTCTTCTCGGTGGCCGGTGGGCCGGGGCGCGACTTCGACATCGTGGTGACCAATGCCGGCGGCCCACCCACCGGTGACTTCCGCGACTGGGACCGTGACGCATGGATCAAGGCGGTGGATGCCAACATGCTGACCCCCATCGAGCTCATCAAGGCTACGGTGGACGGCATGGCCGCACGCGGCTATGGCCGCATCGTCAACATCACCTCCAGCGCCGTGAAGGCGCCCATTGACATCCTGGGCCTGTCCAACGGCGCGCGCAGCGGGCTGACCGGCTTCGTCGCGGGTGTTTCGCGCAGCAAGATCGCCGCCCGTGGCGTGACCATCAACAACCTGCTGCCGGGCAAGTTCGACACCGACCGGCTGGCCGCCACCGTGACCGCCGCCGCCAGCAAGGCCGGCAAGAACGTTGAGGACGTGCGGGCCGCGCAGCAGGCGCAGATCCCGGCCGGGCGTTATGGCCGCGCCGACGAGTTCGGCGCCATCTGCGCGTTTCTGTGCAGTGTGCACGCTGGCTACATGACGGGGCAGAATGTGCTGGCGGACGGGGGCGCCTACCCCGGCACGTTCTAG
- a CDS encoding SH3 domain-containing protein — translation MNRLHRGALALWLSLPALALLAGGAQAQEAAVVKRATQLRDTPADSGASVAALEANAVVTRSNERKGPWTRVTTPQGASGWVHMFDLGPSSGSAAPASNAATSGLRGLGGLFGGNSGPTTTATSTVGIRGLGAEDIANAQPNPAAVGRAEALRVNADQARQFASTASLKARDVPALAQPPLPTSSGRSGGSFSSPSDPNHSPN, via the coding sequence ATGAACCGGCTACACCGCGGAGCCCTTGCCCTCTGGCTGTCATTGCCTGCGCTGGCGCTGCTGGCAGGCGGTGCGCAGGCGCAGGAGGCCGCAGTGGTCAAGCGTGCCACGCAGCTGCGCGACACCCCCGCCGACAGCGGCGCGAGCGTGGCGGCGCTGGAGGCCAACGCAGTGGTCACGCGCAGCAACGAGCGCAAGGGCCCCTGGACGCGGGTCACCACACCGCAGGGCGCATCAGGCTGGGTGCACATGTTTGACCTGGGCCCGTCATCGGGCTCGGCAGCACCCGCCAGCAACGCGGCCACCAGCGGCCTGCGCGGGCTGGGCGGGTTGTTTGGCGGCAACAGCGGGCCCACCACCACCGCCACTTCGACGGTAGGTATCCGCGGGCTGGGCGCCGAAGACATTGCCAACGCGCAGCCCAACCCGGCCGCCGTCGGCCGGGCCGAGGCACTGCGCGTCAATGCCGACCAGGCGCGGCAGTTTGCCAGCACGGCGTCGCTGAAGGCGCGCGATGTGCCTGCGCTGGCACAGCCCCCCCTGCCCACCTCCAGCGGACGTTCCGGCGGCAGCTTCAGCAGCCCGTCGGACCCCAACCACAGCCCCAACTGA
- a CDS encoding M48 family metallopeptidase, translating to MNVPRTPAWTRCARLATLAAALAAAPLLAHSQNVMNILNSLGGGLGSALTGAAGAPPAQGDDLISLLTQSMENIDEPREIEIGRQLAALLLGAKPAHPDMALQGYVNRLGRWISLHSPRPGLPWTFVVLDDNGYNAFAAPGGYVFVTKGLIDRCADESELAGILAHEITHVTSRHHLQAIRQSAMAGLGTRVLASQIRTSNVAGQLVRDQLLSLFRTVYTKGLSQTDEFEADRTGVSLAAKAGFDPYGLVSVLQQLRTVTPDNPLFTLQMSTHPAAQARMEYLEQSMGRQLDGLGGSRATLAERLAAPPLRPAPAPPARPAAARKSG from the coding sequence ATGAACGTGCCCCGAACTCCCGCATGGACGCGCTGTGCCCGCCTGGCAACGCTGGCGGCGGCGCTGGCGGCAGCCCCGCTGCTGGCCCACAGCCAGAACGTGATGAACATCCTGAACTCCCTGGGCGGCGGGCTGGGCTCGGCCCTCACGGGTGCTGCGGGTGCGCCACCTGCGCAGGGTGATGACCTCATCAGCTTGCTGACCCAGTCGATGGAGAACATCGATGAACCCAGGGAGATCGAGATCGGCCGCCAGCTGGCCGCGTTGCTGCTGGGCGCCAAGCCCGCGCATCCCGACATGGCGCTGCAGGGCTACGTGAACCGCCTGGGCCGCTGGATCAGCCTGCACTCGCCGCGCCCCGGCCTGCCCTGGACCTTTGTGGTGCTGGACGACAACGGCTACAACGCCTTTGCCGCACCCGGCGGTTATGTGTTCGTGACCAAGGGGCTCATTGACCGCTGCGCCGACGAGTCCGAACTGGCGGGCATCCTCGCGCACGAGATCACACACGTCACCTCCAGGCACCATCTGCAGGCCATCCGCCAGAGCGCGATGGCCGGGTTGGGCACCCGGGTGCTGGCCTCGCAGATCCGCACCAGCAATGTGGCCGGCCAGCTCGTGCGCGACCAGCTGCTGTCGCTGTTCCGCACCGTCTACACCAAGGGCCTGAGCCAGACGGACGAGTTCGAAGCCGACCGCACCGGCGTATCGCTGGCGGCCAAGGCGGGGTTTGACCCCTACGGCCTGGTGTCGGTGCTGCAGCAGCTGCGCACCGTGACGCCCGACAACCCGCTGTTCACGCTGCAGATGTCCACCCACCCCGCCGCGCAGGCGCGCATGGAGTACCTGGAGCAATCGATGGGCCGCCAGCTCGACGGGCTGGGCGGCTCGCGCGCCACCCTTGCCGAACGCCTTGCCGCGCCGCCCCTCCGCCCTGCCCCCGCGCCACCTGCCCGGCCCGCTGCGGCCCGCAAATCCGGCTGA
- a CDS encoding DMT family transporter, which yields MAVPPARSVDGAGLGPVRHWAMPATWAIAAAAGYGRAVILLRKFSSKLVQTQSGKAQVATKNVATGITLALLGSIAFSGKAIIVKLAYRHGVDAVTLIMYRMLFALPIFAVMAWWASRGKPPLTRKDWLGVLGLGLTGYYLASFLDFAGLAYISASLERLILYLNPTLVVMLGWVLYRRGIRWGQALGMLISYAGVVLVFGHEANLQGADAAWGALLVFMSAVSYAIYLVYSGELVQRLGALRLVGLATTVACLLCLLQFVLLRPLSAAVVAPEVIWLSVLNATLCTAAPVLMVMMAIERIGAGTTAQTGMVGPLSTILMGVWILGEPFTVWVAAGTALVLVGIFVFTQLARR from the coding sequence ATGGCGGTGCCACCCGCACGCAGCGTCGATGGCGCGGGGCTGGGCCCCGTGCGACACTGGGCCATGCCTGCCACGTGGGCCATCGCCGCAGCGGCCGGGTACGGCCGTGCCGTCATTCTCTTGCGAAAATTCTCATCAAAATTGGTTCAAACGCAATCTGGTAAAGCGCAAGTAGCTACTAAAAATGTAGCGACTGGCATCACGCTGGCCCTCCTGGGCTCCATCGCCTTCAGTGGCAAGGCCATCATCGTGAAGCTGGCATACCGCCATGGGGTGGATGCGGTCACGCTCATCATGTACCGCATGCTGTTTGCACTGCCCATCTTTGCCGTGATGGCCTGGTGGGCCAGCCGGGGTAAGCCGCCGCTCACCCGCAAGGACTGGCTGGGCGTGCTGGGGCTGGGGCTCACCGGTTACTACCTGGCGAGCTTTCTCGACTTCGCAGGGCTGGCCTACATCAGCGCCAGCCTGGAACGCCTGATCCTGTACCTCAACCCCACCCTGGTGGTGATGCTTGGCTGGGTGCTGTACCGGCGCGGCATTCGCTGGGGGCAGGCGCTGGGCATGCTCATCAGCTATGCCGGGGTGGTGCTGGTATTCGGCCACGAAGCCAACCTGCAGGGTGCTGACGCCGCATGGGGTGCGCTGCTGGTGTTCATGAGCGCGGTCAGCTATGCCATCTATCTGGTCTACAGCGGTGAGCTGGTGCAGCGCCTGGGCGCATTGCGCCTGGTGGGCCTGGCCACCACCGTGGCCTGCCTGCTGTGCCTGCTGCAGTTCGTGCTGCTGCGCCCTTTGAGCGCCGCCGTGGTGGCCCCGGAGGTGATCTGGCTGTCCGTCCTCAACGCCACGCTGTGCACCGCGGCACCGGTGCTGATGGTGATGATGGCCATCGAGCGCATCGGCGCGGGCACCACCGCGCAGACCGGCATGGTGGGGCCGCTGTCCACCATCCTCATGGGGGTGTGGATTCTGGGGGAGCCGTTCACCGTGTGGGTGGCTGCCGGTACGGCCCTGGTTCTGGTGGGCATCTTTGTGTTCACCCAGCTGGCGCGCCGCTGA
- a CDS encoding DUF3422 domain-containing protein, with amino-acid sequence MPIPFHPRQHPHRAMLHNEIHARPPEAITSPVAIVHIVMLADAAGREASRAHVAALLRNHHLALPDADTNHLRMDLGAYRLRWELHTEFVSWTFMVPMSAEAFGEREPASAADVVPRDWLAALPGQCLCSLNLWVLPTHTFGSGSLVRHVLHEDTLVASTVADGHGEVYTDFAIHADGFSRMVLLAGGMTQRRLGRLVQRLLEIETYRMAALLGLPAAREAASALAFAERELAALADAIRTANRDAEPALLDRLTRLAGQVESQYAATHSRFSASSAYFELLDRRIQDIAESRLAGMQTIREFMDRRLTPARSTCEWAARRQDALSQRVSRMSNLLRTRVEIEQQQSSQSLLTAMNHRQDLQLQMQSTVEGLSVAAITYYIVGLVSYLAKAAQALGWPLSPETTAALAIPVVAAGVWWSLRRLHHRVFRKPPAG; translated from the coding sequence ATGCCCATACCGTTTCACCCCCGGCAGCATCCCCACCGGGCGATGCTGCACAACGAAATCCACGCCCGCCCGCCCGAGGCGATCACGTCGCCCGTGGCCATCGTGCACATTGTCATGCTGGCCGACGCCGCCGGGCGTGAAGCGAGCCGGGCGCATGTGGCCGCCCTTTTGCGCAACCACCACCTGGCCCTGCCCGATGCGGATACCAACCACCTGCGCATGGACCTGGGGGCCTACCGCCTGCGCTGGGAGCTGCACACCGAGTTTGTCTCCTGGACCTTCATGGTGCCCATGAGCGCCGAGGCCTTTGGCGAGCGCGAGCCCGCCAGCGCCGCCGATGTGGTGCCGCGGGACTGGCTGGCCGCGTTGCCCGGGCAGTGCCTGTGCAGCCTCAACCTGTGGGTGCTGCCCACGCACACGTTCGGATCGGGTTCGCTGGTCAGGCATGTGCTGCATGAGGACACGCTCGTGGCCTCCACCGTGGCCGATGGGCATGGCGAGGTGTACACCGACTTTGCGATCCACGCCGATGGGTTCTCGCGCATGGTGCTGCTGGCCGGCGGCATGACCCAGCGGCGCCTGGGCCGCCTGGTGCAGCGCCTGCTCGAAATCGAAACCTACCGCATGGCCGCGCTGCTGGGCCTGCCCGCCGCACGCGAGGCGGCCAGCGCACTGGCCTTTGCCGAGCGGGAGCTCGCTGCGCTGGCGGACGCGATCCGCACCGCCAACCGCGATGCCGAGCCCGCACTGCTGGACCGGCTCACCCGGCTGGCCGGGCAGGTGGAGAGCCAGTATGCAGCCACGCACTCGCGTTTTTCGGCCAGCAGTGCCTACTTTGAATTGCTGGACCGCCGCATCCAGGACATCGCCGAATCGCGCCTGGCCGGCATGCAGACCATCCGCGAGTTCATGGACCGGCGCCTCACGCCCGCGCGCAGCACCTGTGAATGGGCCGCCCGGCGGCAGGATGCGCTGTCGCAACGGGTATCGCGCATGAGCAACCTGCTGCGCACACGGGTGGAGATTGAGCAGCAGCAAAGCAGCCAGTCGCTGCTGACCGCGATGAACCACCGGCAGGATTTGCAGCTGCAGATGCAGTCCACCGTGGAGGGGCTGTCGGTGGCGGCCATCACGTACTACATCGTGGGCCTGGTCAGTTATCTGGCGAAGGCCGCGCAGGCGCTGGGCTGGCCCCTGTCGCCCGAAACCACGGCGGCGCTGGCGATCCCGGTGGTGGCGGCCGGTGTGTGGTGGTCGCTGCGGCGCCTGCACCACCGGGTGTTTCGCAAGCCCCCGGCGGGCTGA
- a CDS encoding tripartite tricarboxylate transporter permease → MDLIDNLSLGFGVAFTFQNLIYCFVGCLLGTLIGVLPGIGPVATIAMLLPATYALPPVAALIMLAGIYYGAQYGGSTTAILVNLPGESSSVVTVIDGYQMARKGRAGPALAAAGLGSFFAGCVGTLILAAFAPPLTEVAFKFGPAEYFSLMVLGLIGAVVLASGSLLKAVAMIVLGLLMGLVGTDVNSGVARFSFDVPELTDGIGFVTIAMGVFGYGEIIANLSRPEDEREVFTAKVEGLFPTKEDFKRMLPAVIRGTALGSALGILPGGGALLSAFAAYTIEKKTKLHPGEVPFGQGNIRGVAAPEAANNAGSQTSFIPLLTLGIPPNAVMALMVGAMTIHNIQPGPQVMTSNPELFWGLIASMWIGNAMLVVLNLPLIGIWIKLLTVPYRWLFPSIVLFCAVGVYSTNNNTWDIWMVGLFGLVGYIFHKLGTEPAPLLLGFILGPMMEENLRRALLLSRGDWSVFVTRPLSAGLLAAALLLLIIVLLPSVKSKREEAFVED, encoded by the coding sequence ATGGATCTTATTGACAATCTATCGCTGGGTTTTGGTGTTGCGTTCACCTTCCAGAACCTCATTTACTGCTTTGTGGGCTGCCTGCTGGGCACGCTGATCGGTGTGTTGCCCGGCATCGGCCCGGTGGCCACCATCGCCATGCTGCTGCCCGCCACCTACGCGCTGCCCCCGGTGGCTGCGCTGATCATGCTGGCAGGTATCTATTACGGCGCCCAGTACGGCGGCTCCACCACGGCCATTCTGGTGAACCTGCCGGGTGAGTCATCGTCGGTGGTCACCGTGATTGACGGCTACCAGATGGCGCGCAAGGGCCGTGCGGGGCCGGCGCTGGCTGCTGCGGGTCTGGGTTCGTTCTTTGCAGGGTGCGTGGGCACGCTGATCCTGGCAGCCTTCGCGCCACCACTGACCGAGGTAGCGTTCAAGTTCGGCCCTGCTGAATATTTCTCGCTGATGGTGCTGGGCCTGATTGGTGCCGTGGTACTGGCCTCTGGCTCGCTGCTCAAGGCCGTGGCCATGATCGTGCTGGGCCTGCTGATGGGCCTGGTGGGTACCGACGTGAACTCCGGCGTTGCCCGCTTCAGCTTCGATGTGCCCGAACTGACCGACGGCATTGGTTTCGTCACCATTGCGATGGGCGTGTTCGGCTACGGTGAAATCATTGCCAACCTGTCCCGTCCGGAGGACGAGCGTGAGGTTTTCACCGCCAAGGTGGAAGGCCTGTTCCCCACCAAGGAAGACTTCAAGCGGATGCTGCCCGCAGTGATCCGCGGTACCGCTCTGGGTTCTGCCCTGGGCATCCTGCCGGGCGGTGGCGCTCTGCTGTCGGCTTTTGCTGCCTACACGATCGAAAAGAAGACCAAGCTGCACCCCGGTGAAGTTCCTTTTGGCCAAGGCAACATCCGCGGTGTCGCTGCGCCTGAAGCTGCCAACAATGCCGGATCGCAGACGTCCTTCATTCCCCTGCTGACACTGGGCATTCCACCCAATGCGGTGATGGCGCTGATGGTGGGTGCCATGACCATCCACAACATCCAGCCCGGCCCGCAGGTGATGACCAGCAACCCCGAGTTGTTCTGGGGCCTGATCGCCTCGATGTGGATTGGTAACGCGATGCTGGTAGTGCTGAACCTGCCGCTGATCGGCATCTGGATCAAGCTGCTGACGGTGCCTTACCGCTGGCTGTTCCCCTCCATCGTGCTGTTCTGTGCGGTGGGCGTGTATTCCACCAACAACAACACGTGGGATATCTGGATGGTGGGCCTGTTCGGACTGGTGGGTTACATCTTCCACAAGCTGGGTACCGAACCTGCGCCCTTGCTGCTGGGCTTCATTCTGGGCCCGATGATGGAAGAGAACCTGCGCCGCGCGCTGCTGCTCTCGCGCGGCGATTGGAGCGTGTTTGTCACGCGTCCGCTGTCGGCGGGCCTGCTGGCTGCAGCGTTACTGCTGCTCATCATCGTGCTGCTGCCTTCAGTGAAGAGCAAGCGCGAGGAAGCCTTCGTGGAAGACTGA
- a CDS encoding tripartite tricarboxylate transporter TctB family protein gives MKIKSQKDFFAGLMFMGVGVAFAWGATTYNVGTGARMGPGYFPLMLGILLAFIGGLITFKAMTVETQDGDKIGKWAWKPLFFVLAANFVFGILLAGLPSFGVPAMGLIVAIYALTFISSLAGQEFNAKSVFILATILAAGSYVAFVWALKLQFPVWPSFITG, from the coding sequence GTGAAAATCAAAAGTCAAAAAGACTTCTTTGCCGGCCTCATGTTCATGGGGGTGGGCGTGGCGTTTGCGTGGGGTGCCACCACGTACAACGTCGGAACCGGTGCGCGCATGGGCCCCGGGTACTTTCCACTGATGCTGGGTATCCTGCTCGCCTTTATCGGCGGCTTGATCACCTTCAAGGCCATGACGGTGGAAACCCAGGATGGCGACAAGATCGGCAAGTGGGCCTGGAAGCCGCTGTTCTTCGTTCTGGCTGCCAACTTCGTGTTCGGCATTCTGCTGGCAGGCCTTCCCAGCTTCGGAGTCCCGGCGATGGGCCTTATCGTCGCGATTTATGCCCTGACCTTCATTTCAAGCCTGGCGGGTCAGGAGTTCAACGCGAAGTCCGTGTTCATCCTGGCCACCATACTCGCAGCGGGCAGTTACGTGGCATTCGTCTGGGCGCTCAAGCTGCAGTTCCCTGTGTGGCCGAGTTTCATCACGGGTTAA
- a CDS encoding ATPase, T2SS/T4P/T4SS family has protein sequence MKADSDLATAASVAPYRGPVDWRRVVEWLSDDGVISREEARRTISRCSQAESSQHALVRLANVAMERASDGKPLDIEALSEYLAKRAGLPYLRIDPLKVDVGRVSDTMSATYAERHKVLPVQVTTKEVVVATAEPFIDDWVAEVERQSRRTVRRVVASPLDIHRFTAEFFALAKSVRAAQKAGGNSGGSSFEQLVELGKSNKQLDANDQGVVKVVDWLWQYAFDQRASDIHLEPRRDQGVIRFRIDGVLHPVYQMPMGVHNAMVSRIKLLGRIDVVEKRRPQDGRIKTRNQRGDEVEMRLSTLPTAFGEKMVMRIFDPDNAVKDLDALGFAQHDAERWESLVKRPHGIILVTGPTGSGKTTTLYSTLKRVATEEVNVSTVEDPIEMIEPSFNQTQVQPQLDFNFAEGLRALMRQDPDIIMVGEIRDLETAEMAIQAALTGHLVFSTLHTNDAPSAITRMMELGVPPYLLNATLLGVLAQRLVRTLCKQCKQKDEAAQRETLMEVVKPWKLSGGYHPYKPVGCVDCRMGGFRGRMGLYELLTVTEALKDKINQAPSIDQLRRQAVQDGMRPLRLAGALRVAEGLTTLEEVIAATPPLE, from the coding sequence ATGAAAGCTGATTCGGACCTCGCCACTGCCGCGAGCGTGGCGCCCTATCGCGGTCCGGTGGACTGGCGCCGCGTGGTGGAGTGGCTCAGCGACGACGGCGTGATTTCGCGCGAGGAGGCCAGGCGCACGATTTCGCGTTGCTCGCAGGCCGAGAGCTCGCAGCATGCACTGGTGCGGCTGGCCAACGTCGCCATGGAGCGGGCCAGCGATGGCAAACCGCTGGACATCGAGGCCTTGTCCGAATACCTGGCGAAGCGGGCCGGTCTGCCCTACTTGCGCATCGACCCGCTCAAGGTGGATGTGGGCCGTGTCTCCGACACCATGAGCGCCACCTATGCTGAGCGCCACAAGGTGCTGCCGGTCCAGGTGACCACCAAGGAAGTGGTGGTAGCCACTGCCGAGCCGTTCATTGATGACTGGGTGGCCGAGGTGGAGCGGCAGTCCCGCCGCACGGTACGCCGTGTGGTGGCCAGCCCGCTGGACATTCACCGGTTTACCGCCGAATTTTTTGCCCTCGCCAAATCCGTGCGCGCTGCCCAGAAGGCGGGCGGCAACTCCGGCGGCAGCAGCTTCGAGCAGCTGGTGGAGCTGGGCAAGAGCAACAAGCAGCTCGATGCCAACGACCAGGGCGTGGTCAAGGTGGTGGACTGGCTCTGGCAGTACGCCTTTGACCAGCGTGCCAGCGACATCCACCTGGAGCCCCGGCGCGACCAGGGCGTGATCCGGTTTCGCATCGACGGCGTGCTGCACCCTGTCTACCAGATGCCCATGGGCGTTCACAACGCCATGGTCTCGCGCATCAAGCTGCTGGGCCGCATCGACGTGGTGGAAAAGCGCCGCCCCCAGGACGGCCGCATCAAGACCCGCAACCAGCGCGGCGACGAGGTGGAAATGCGCCTGTCCACCCTTCCTACAGCGTTTGGCGAGAAGATGGTCATGCGGATTTTTGACCCGGACAACGCGGTCAAGGATCTGGACGCGCTGGGCTTTGCCCAGCACGATGCCGAGCGCTGGGAAAGCCTGGTCAAGCGCCCGCACGGCATCATCCTGGTGACGGGGCCCACGGGTTCGGGCAAGACCACCACGCTGTATTCCACCTTGAAGCGGGTGGCGACCGAAGAGGTCAACGTGAGCACGGTGGAAGACCCGATTGAAATGATCGAGCCCAGCTTCAACCAGACCCAGGTGCAGCCCCAGCTTGATTTCAACTTCGCCGAGGGCCTGCGTGCCCTCATGCGCCAGGATCCGGACATCATCATGGTGGGCGAAATCCGCGACCTGGAAACCGCCGAAATGGCCATTCAGGCCGCGCTGACGGGGCATCTGGTGTTCTCCACGCTCCACACCAACGACGCACCCTCGGCCATCACCCGCATGATGGAACTCGGGGTGCCGCCCTACCTGCTCAACGCAACGCTGCTCGGTGTGCTTGCCCAGCGCCTGGTGCGCACGCTGTGCAAGCAGTGCAAGCAAAAGGACGAAGCCGCGCAGCGGGAAACCCTGATGGAAGTGGTCAAGCCCTGGAAGCTCAGCGGCGGGTACCACCCGTACAAGCCGGTGGGGTGTGTGGACTGCCGCATGGGCGGCTTTCGCGGGCGCATGGGCCTGTATGAGCTGCTCACGGTGACCGAGGCACTCAAGGACAAGATCAACCAGGCGCCGTCGATCGACCAGTTGCGCCGCCAGGCGGTACAAGATGGCATGCGCCCCTTGCGGCTGGCGGGCGCGCTGCGGGTGGCCGAGGGCTTGACCACCCTGGAAGAGGTGATTGCGGCGACCCCGCCGCTGGAATAG
- a CDS encoding DNA-deoxyinosine glycosylase — protein MTERPSPADRLEGLPAVVSPRTRVLVLGSFPGAASLRMQQYYAHPQNHFWRILQALWPRHPLPAVYDGRCQWLLDRGLGVWDVYASCVRAGSLDASIRDAAMNDFASLRVHCPRLSAVAHNGAESFGHAPAVLRGLQGGAGQHAGASIESIKLPSTSPANAAWNFDRKLAAWTDVMARHGLL, from the coding sequence ATGACGGAGCGCCCCAGTCCGGCTGATCGCCTGGAAGGTTTGCCGGCCGTGGTGTCGCCCCGCACACGGGTTCTGGTGCTGGGCAGTTTTCCCGGAGCGGCCTCGCTGCGCATGCAGCAGTACTACGCGCACCCGCAGAACCACTTCTGGCGCATCTTGCAGGCGCTGTGGCCGCGCCATCCCCTTCCCGCCGTTTACGACGGTCGGTGCCAGTGGCTGCTGGATCGCGGTTTGGGGGTGTGGGACGTGTATGCGAGTTGCGTGCGCGCGGGCAGCCTTGATGCATCGATACGCGACGCCGCCATGAACGACTTTGCGTCGCTGCGGGTGCACTGCCCCCGGCTCAGCGCGGTTGCTCACAATGGTGCGGAGAGCTTCGGGCACGCGCCTGCGGTGCTGCGCGGCCTGCAGGGCGGCGCCGGGCAGCATGCAGGGGCGTCTATCGAATCCATTAAGCTGCCGTCCACCAGTCCGGCAAATGCCGCCTGGAATTTTGATCGTAAATTGGCCGCCTGGACCGATGTGATGGCCCGGCACGGATTGCTGTGA
- a CDS encoding Na/Pi cotransporter family protein encodes MSLWGMLSGLVGGLGMFLLGMTMMTDGLRLAAGPALERILAGATRTRLHALGSGVLVTSLVQSSSAVTVATIGFVNAGLLPLGAALWVLFGANVGTTMTGWIVALVGLKFKVEALALPLVGVGVVMRLTGEGQRRGALGSALSGFGLLFIGISMLQQAFTGLAGQVTLPQGEGALAVAAQVGVGAMMTVLMQSSSASMAIALTAAQEGLLTPQGAAAVVIGSNVGTTVTAVLATLGATANARRAAAAHVLFNGITGAVALVLLPWLVPGIAVAREALDLPPDPAAKLALFHTIFNLMGVLLMWPLAGALARWLQSRFRVREEDEAQPQHLDDNVLAVPSLALDALEMEVARMGHAAVRLARSVLHGTPLRELERDQYVVAQLDAAADAFVERMNRAAMAQGTSERLAQVLRVQRYYQTTAQRALDAARLAPMPGEPVRTQHTAFMEKADAVLALCDPLAGHVSLAEVLACADAMEASYQSVKAALLAIGAQGQFRLVSMEDSLGHLSALRHAAQQAVKARKHQRNGVEQEVAGESAGPSPTVLA; translated from the coding sequence ATGAGTTTGTGGGGAATGCTCTCCGGTCTGGTGGGCGGCTTGGGAATGTTTCTGCTGGGGATGACGATGATGACCGACGGGCTGCGTCTGGCCGCCGGACCCGCGCTGGAACGCATCCTGGCCGGTGCCACGCGAACCCGTCTGCATGCGCTGGGCTCCGGGGTGCTGGTCACGTCGCTCGTGCAGTCTTCGAGCGCCGTGACGGTGGCGACCATCGGTTTCGTCAACGCGGGCTTGTTGCCTCTGGGTGCCGCCCTGTGGGTTCTGTTCGGTGCCAATGTGGGCACCACGATGACCGGGTGGATCGTGGCGCTGGTGGGGCTCAAGTTCAAGGTGGAAGCGCTGGCCCTTCCCTTGGTAGGCGTGGGCGTCGTCATGCGGCTCACCGGCGAAGGTCAGCGCAGGGGTGCACTCGGTTCCGCGCTGTCAGGCTTTGGGCTGCTTTTCATCGGGATTTCGATGCTGCAGCAGGCGTTTACAGGCCTGGCGGGTCAGGTCACCCTGCCGCAAGGCGAAGGCGCGCTGGCTGTCGCGGCGCAGGTCGGTGTGGGGGCGATGATGACGGTGCTGATGCAGTCCTCCAGTGCCTCCATGGCCATCGCCCTCACGGCGGCCCAGGAAGGGTTGCTCACGCCGCAGGGTGCTGCAGCGGTGGTCATCGGTTCCAACGTGGGAACCACGGTCACGGCCGTGCTCGCGACACTGGGCGCCACGGCCAACGCCCGCCGCGCTGCGGCGGCGCATGTGCTGTTCAACGGGATCACCGGCGCGGTAGCGCTGGTGCTTCTGCCCTGGTTGGTGCCAGGCATCGCCGTCGCGCGGGAGGCGCTGGATCTGCCGCCCGATCCGGCGGCCAAGCTGGCGCTGTTCCACACCATTTTCAATCTGATGGGCGTGCTGCTGATGTGGCCGCTCGCCGGCGCGCTGGCGCGCTGGTTGCAAAGCCGGTTCAGGGTGCGCGAGGAGGACGAGGCCCAGCCGCAGCACCTGGATGACAACGTGCTGGCGGTGCCGTCTTTGGCGCTGGACGCACTGGAGATGGAGGTGGCCCGCATGGGGCACGCCGCCGTGCGGCTTGCGCGCTCGGTCCTGCATGGAACGCCACTGCGCGAGCTGGAGCGCGATCAATATGTGGTTGCCCAGCTGGATGCCGCTGCAGACGCCTTTGTCGAGCGCATGAATCGCGCAGCCATGGCCCAGGGCACCAGTGAGAGGCTGGCCCAGGTACTGAGAGTGCAACGCTATTACCAGACGACCGCGCAGCGCGCATTGGACGCTGCCCGTCTGGCCCCCATGCCCGGAGAACCCGTGCGCACGCAGCACACCGCGTTTATGGAGAAGGCGGATGCCGTGTTGGCCCTGTGCGATCCGCTGGCGGGCCATGTCAGCCTGGCTGAAGTACTGGCTTGTGCAGACGCCATGGAAGCGTCGTACCAGAGTGTGAAGGCTGCATTGCTGGCCATTGGTGCCCAAGGCCAGTTCCGTCTTGTTTCCATGGAGGATTCGCTGGGGCACCTCAGCGCCCTGCGGCACGCCGCGCAGCAGGCCGTGAAGGCGCGCAAGCACCAGCGCAACGGGGTGGAGCAGGAGGTTGCTGGCGAATCGGCCGGGCCGTCGCCGACCGTGCTGGCATGA